From the genome of Penaeus monodon isolate SGIC_2016 chromosome 16, NSTDA_Pmon_1, whole genome shotgun sequence, one region includes:
- the LOC119582705 gene encoding cuticle protein 19-like: MFAKLFVLFALVAVACAAPRPDAPPSYGPPAYKEPGMPFDFAYAVKDDYTGNDFAHDETSDGKVTSGSYRVLLPDGRTQIVTFTADHHSGYVANVAYEGEASYPAAKPAAYAPPPPAYA; the protein is encoded by the coding sequence CTCTTCGTCCTGTTCGCCCTCGTGGCTGTGGCCTGCGCCGCCCCCCGCCCCGATGCCCCTCCTTCCTACGGCCCCCCCGCCTACAAGGAGCCTGGCATGCCCTTCGACTTCGCCTACGCCGTCAAGGACGACTACACCGGCAACGACTTCGCCCACGACGAGACCAGCGACGGCAAGGTCACCTCGGGATCCTACCGCGTCCTCCTCCCCGACGGTCGCACCCAGATCGTCACCTTCACCGCCGACCACCACAGCGGATACGTCGCTAATGTCGCCTACGAGGGCGAGGCCTCCTACCCTGCAGCCAAGCCTGCCgcctacgcccctccccctcccgcgtaCGCCTAA